The sequence taatgtttctttttctttctgctcctcagcctgactcatttcaagtgtcttatcttcaagttcactgattcttcttccagctccaatttgctcttgaaacccctctgggcattttttatttcagttattctgTCTTCTCCTAGGCTTTTGCTTGTCAGTTGTTTTGGATTTCCCCTGTTTGCAGGAGTTTGTTGCCTCTGCTTCCCAAGAaaagacctccctctcccaggtatttgaagccagcaggcctttgtcccagactgtccacctctgtagtttcttttacatttgttttgttatttcacactgcttttgcctggagggcataTTCTGGGAGGAAGGTCACTCATGGAAGGATTTTCCCAAGTCTGTTATTCCCAACCAACTCAGAGCCCGGGACCCACAAAGACTGGCTCCAGTGTGCCCTGGGTAGGGAATCAGGATGGCTGCCAAAGTATTCTCTAacggctccccaaagctgagcttcctCACCTGCTCACCTGTTCAACTCACTGTCCCGCTCACTGTCCCCTACAACCCTGAGCAAGCGGTGTGTTTTTAAATCTAtcacctctgcctctgtctggggagggttgaaacagtagttgccctcagagccaggacccgggatccaaattcactaattaaAACCATGACCAAtgatcagctgtgcccacccctaGGCTGGGCTGAAGCACTGGATCTTCATCCCAGCATTTAAACTGTTCATGTCTAAAGAGTCCTGCAGACCATTTTTAATCTACAGTTTTAACATCATTTTAACTTATTTTGCAGCAGACCCATGATCTGTTTAGTCTTTTACTAAATAGctctatttattaaaattattatttgttttacttgGATGCGTACATACACCGTGAGACAGCAAAATTCATTTGGGGTGTGGTACCAGCTTGTTCTCTTTCAGGATGTACTGCCATCCTGGCCAAACATTGGAGATGCTTAGTAAAAGCAAGGAGGGAAGAGCTTGCTGTTTGTCTATGTGAATTCGGGTAGTAGAGAATATTTACCAATGTCAACAAGATAATTCTTTTAATAGATggtctttgtgttttgttttagaatCACAAGATGATGATGAACAGCTGGTAGCAGAAATGGTTGAAAAATGTTCCTCGGCTCCTTGCTCAAGATCCTCAGAAAATGAGGTACCACAACAGGCCATTGATTCTCACTTAGTCAAGAATTTCAAAGAAGAACCTGAACATGATATTAGCAAAGTTTCAGTGGTGAGGCCATTTTCTATAGAAAACAAGAATTCTGTGGATATCCCAGCAGCTCTTGGAACAGCAGCTCATGGCTTTGTACCTGTGGTCTCAGATGAGGCCTCGCCCTTCAGCACACCAGAAGCCATCCAGGGCAAGACAGTGACAGAAGACAGAATGGCGGTTACACTAGAGGCTTCCATAGAAACTGATCTAAAAGCTGGAAACTCCTGTCCAGAACCTCTACCCAGCAGAAGCAAGCTAAGAAAGCCCAAACCACTCTCTCTGAGGAAGAAACTTACTGGCGGAGAGTTCTCAGAAACTGAAACACCTCTCCCGAAAGCATCCTATCAGTTCAATCCCGATGAAGTAGATGACAGCACAGATCCTTCTTTGCTCGGAGGTGTCAGGATCCAGAAACCTCCCACTGAAGTTAAAGAAACATCAAGCGCTCCCAGTAGTGACACCAATGACTCGGGGGTTGAGCTGCTGGAGGAGTCGAGGAGCTCACCTCTGAAACTTGAGTTTGAGTTCACAGAAGATGTGGAAAATGTAGAGGCCAGGAAAGCCCTTCCAAGGAAACTTGGCAGGAAACTGGGTAATAAACTGACTCCCAAGATACAAAAAGATGGCCTCAGTAAGGCAGTAGATGTCAAAGATGTAGAACAGCCTACAGATCCAACAGCAGAAGCTCCTCTGCCCCATGCATCTTCCATGCTGGATCCTAGTCAGTGGGATAACCCCAACTTTAATCCCTTTGGGGGCCACTCCACTTTGCAGAACTCCCCACCCCTCAACTCTAAGGGCTCTTATCACTTTGACCCGGATAACTTTGATGAATACATGGATCCCTTTAAACCAACTGCAACTTTAACAAGCGGTGACTTTTGTTCTACCACTGGTAATCATGTTAATGAAATCTTAGAATCACCCAAGAAGGCAAAGTCGCGTTTAATAACGTGAGTGACGATGGGTGCCGGGTGTTGTATTCTGTGTACTCTCTGTGAGTTTGGCAGCCACCTGCCTTTGGTTTTGGTGAATTGCATTTATCTTTGAGGTTCAACAGAGCCGATACAAAGCTTATAATTGTGTGCTGCCGTCTTCAGTTTTTTGCCTGATGCTAGTGTAGAATCAGAAATACCAGAGGtttcctttttagatttttgcattgattttgaATCCTTGGTTTATTCAACTGGgctctttttttcttccactgtggctactttctttctgttaaaaaaaaaaaaaaaaaaggataaaagagtgGAGAGAAGCAGATAAATATTTGATAGTTTTCAGAAATCCTAATCAGTAATCTCTTTATGTACAAAATTCAAGTCTCAGTGCTAGCCAGCATCTTCAGATTCTCTATGGATAAAACAAAAACTCCAAGCCTGCAAATTACCTGTCTAGCATcaatagcacatgaaaaatgGTCTGAAAGGGTCTTCTGGAAGGCTTAAACAAAATGCTGCTATTAAAAGTTGGTGAGAATTCTTGTGTCTCTTTTGAGTAGTTTCTGGCTCTATCAGTAAGGAGGTGAATTTCCAATAAGAATCagtattttaaatgattaaaagacTAACCAATTAAAATTAGCTAAATCTGGATAATTTTAATTGGTTAGTCTTTTGTTGTGTGTTGTCTTCCTCCAACCCCCAGTGGTTCTCCTGGGAATTCTGGAGCCACTTTCTGCATGGTTCTCAGGAGTTCTGAGAGACCACCTCAGGCCATATTCCACCTCAGGTTTCAGTTTAACTTTGTTGCAGGGTTACTGTATCAGAGAATTTAAGTTGAATGGATGACATTATCTCCCTTTGTGCCTTTATGACTTTTTACtgaaaattttatatacaaagaAGACCTAGTGACATGGAGGATgaaatatgaaaaaggaagatGAGAAGAATT comes from Choloepus didactylus isolate mChoDid1 chromosome 20, mChoDid1.pri, whole genome shotgun sequence and encodes:
- the TACC1 gene encoding transforming acidic coiled-coil-containing protein 1 isoform X8: MVEKCSSAPCSRSSENEVPQQAIDSHLVKNFKEEPEHDISKVSVVRPFSIENKNSVDIPAALGTAAHGFVPVVSDEASPFSTPEAIQGKTVTEDRMAVTLEASIETDLKAGNSCPEPLPSRSKLRKPKPLSLRKKLTGGEFSETETPLPKASYQFNPDEVDDSTDPSLLGGVRIQKPPTEVKETSSAPSSDTNDSGVELLEESRSSPLKLEFEFTEDVENVEARKALPRKLGRKLGNKLTPKIQKDGLSKAVDVKDVEQPTDPTAEAPLPHASSMLDPSQWDNPNFNPFGGHSTLQNSPPLNSKGSYHFDPDNFDEYMDPFKPTATLTSGDFCSTTGNHVNEILESPKKAKSRLITSGCKVKKYETQSPALDVCSQGEGAVISQNSDISNRDGHATDEEKLASTSSGQKSAGAEVKGEPEEDVEYFECSNVPVSTINHAFSSSEAGLEKETCPKMEKDGSAVPGLFKPSMEKAPVSVTCGGESPLDGICLSESDKTAVLTLIREEIITKEIEANEWKKKYEETRQEVLEMRKIVAEYEKTIAQMIEDEQRTSMTSQKSFQQLTMEKEQALADLNSVERSLSDLFRRYENLKGVLEGFKKNEEALKKCAQDYLARVKQEEQRYQALKIHAEEKLDKANEEIAQVRTKAKAESAALHAGLRKEQMKVESLERALQQKNQEIEELTKICDELIAKLGKTD